A part of Cataglyphis hispanica isolate Lineage 1 chromosome 7, ULB_Chis1_1.0, whole genome shotgun sequence genomic DNA contains:
- the LOC126850822 gene encoding alkaline phosphatase 4 isoform X1 → MKQYILLLCIIAVFQDSKALRKGSTDYEDMSFWMKSGQATLHKILTHQNNENRAKNVIIFIGDGMGLSTITSGRIYVGQLNGQTGEEYQLEFEKFPNTGFAKTYNVDKQVPDSAGTATAIFSGVKTRYHVIGLDGRADSKKCDKKINEISKLSTIANWAQQSGMDTGFVTTTRITHATPAGLYAHTNHRDWECDTLVPTKQQNCIKDIARQLIEDEPGNQFKVIMGGGAQYLGMNVEPIDFNSCVRSDGRNLIKEWQANHAKGRVVNNTQDLMSIDINDTSHILGVFSPNHMPYHAVKSAETPSLVNMTTQAIKLLKKNKNGFLLMVESGKIDIAHHSNWAQLALRELYELEEAVKAALRLVNLEETLIIVTADHSHSFTLNGYPVRGNDILGFANKTDQQPYETLSYANGPGFFYHRRNDSNNVNETWRNIAEDPTRSNDPFYMHFAGKYLKDESHGGEDVGVYAIGPYAHLFRGTFEQNYIAHAVAYAACFKDWPSHCDNAYRHRYFYGVNELSRFNSAAQNIIPFIILIIFSLIMVI, encoded by the exons atgAAGCAATACATCTTGTTACTATGCATCATAGCAGTTTTTCAAGATTCTAAAGCATTACGAAAAGGATCTACGGACTACGAAG ATATGTCCTTCTGGATGAAGTCTGGCCAAGCGACCCTACACAAGATCCTGACACACCAAAACAACGAGAACCGTGCCAAGAATGTGATCATCTTTATCGGGGACGGCATGGGTTTGTCCACCATCACGTCTGGTCGAATCTACGTAGGTCAGCTCAATGGTCAGACCGGTGAGGAATATCAACTCGAGTTCGAAAAGTTCCCCAACACCGGTTTCGCCAAg ACTTATAATGTGGATAAACAAGTGCCTGATTCCGCTGGAACAGCTACTGCAATATTTTCCGGTGTAAAAACTCGATATCACGTTATCGGATTGGATGGCAGAGCCGATAGCAAAAAATGCGATAAGAAGATCAATGAAATTAGCAAACTATCCACCATAGCCAATTGGGCACAACAATCCGGCATGGATACAG GATTTGTTACCACCACTCGTATCACCCACGCTACTCCCGCGGGACTTTACGCGCATACTAATCATCGTGACTGGGAGTGCGATACCCTCGTACCAACGAAACAGCAAAATTGTATCAAAGATATCGCCAGACAACTTATTGAGGATGAACCGGGAAATCAATTTAAG GTTATTATGGGTGGCGGTGCGCAATACTTGGGCATGAACGTGGAACCAATTGATTTCAATTCTTGTGTGCGATCCGATggtagaaatttaataaaagaatggcAAGCAAATCATGCCAAAGGAAGAGTCGTCAACAATACGCAAGACCTCATGTCTATCGACATCAACGACACGTCGCACATCCTTGGCGTTTTTTCGCCTAATCACATGCCCTACCATGCTGTAAAAAGCGCCGAGACTCCTTCGCTAGTAAATATGACGACGCAAGCAATAAAATTGCTGAAGAAGAACAAAAATGGATTCTTGCTAATG GTTGAGAGCGGCAAGATCGATATAGCTCATCATAGCAATTGGGCGCAACTAGCACTGCGCGAACTGTACGAACTTGAAGAAGCGGTCAAGGCAGCTCTTCGATTAGTAAACTTGGAAGAGACATTAATCATTGTCACAGCTGATCATTCACATTCGTTCACATTAAATGGATATCCTGTAAGAGGCAACGACATTCTCGGTTTTGCCAACAAGACTGATCAACAACCTTATGAAACGCTCTCTTATGCTAATGGTCCTGGATTCTTTTATCATCGGAGAAACGATAGCAATAACGTTAATGAGACGTGGAGAAACATCGCTGAGGATCCGACTCGATCGAATGATcctttttatatgcattttgcTGGCAAATACCTTAAGGATGAAAGTCATGGCGGGGAAGATGTCGGAGTTTATGCTATCG GTCCTTACGCGCACTTGTTCCGAGGTACTTTTGAGCAGAATTACATTGCTCACGCCGTGGCATACGCGGCTTGCTTTAAAGATTGGCCGTCTCATTGCGACAACGCTTATCGCCATCGTTATTTTTACGGTGTCAATGAACTAAGCAGGTTCAATTCGGCagcacaaaatattataccgTTTATAATTCTGATAATCTTTTCCTTAATAATGGTTATATGA
- the LOC126850822 gene encoding alkaline phosphatase 4 isoform X2, with protein sequence MGLSTITSGRIYVGQLNGQTGEEYQLEFEKFPNTGFAKTYNVDKQVPDSAGTATAIFSGVKTRYHVIGLDGRADSKKCDKKINEISKLSTIANWAQQSGMDTGFVTTTRITHATPAGLYAHTNHRDWECDTLVPTKQQNCIKDIARQLIEDEPGNQFKVIMGGGAQYLGMNVEPIDFNSCVRSDGRNLIKEWQANHAKGRVVNNTQDLMSIDINDTSHILGVFSPNHMPYHAVKSAETPSLVNMTTQAIKLLKKNKNGFLLMVESGKIDIAHHSNWAQLALRELYELEEAVKAALRLVNLEETLIIVTADHSHSFTLNGYPVRGNDILGFANKTDQQPYETLSYANGPGFFYHRRNDSNNVNETWRNIAEDPTRSNDPFYMHFAGKYLKDESHGGEDVGVYAIGPYAHLFRGTFEQNYIAHAVAYAACFKDWPSHCDNAYRHRYFYGVNELSRFNSAAQNIIPFIILIIFSLIMVI encoded by the exons ATGGGTTTGTCCACCATCACGTCTGGTCGAATCTACGTAGGTCAGCTCAATGGTCAGACCGGTGAGGAATATCAACTCGAGTTCGAAAAGTTCCCCAACACCGGTTTCGCCAAg ACTTATAATGTGGATAAACAAGTGCCTGATTCCGCTGGAACAGCTACTGCAATATTTTCCGGTGTAAAAACTCGATATCACGTTATCGGATTGGATGGCAGAGCCGATAGCAAAAAATGCGATAAGAAGATCAATGAAATTAGCAAACTATCCACCATAGCCAATTGGGCACAACAATCCGGCATGGATACAG GATTTGTTACCACCACTCGTATCACCCACGCTACTCCCGCGGGACTTTACGCGCATACTAATCATCGTGACTGGGAGTGCGATACCCTCGTACCAACGAAACAGCAAAATTGTATCAAAGATATCGCCAGACAACTTATTGAGGATGAACCGGGAAATCAATTTAAG GTTATTATGGGTGGCGGTGCGCAATACTTGGGCATGAACGTGGAACCAATTGATTTCAATTCTTGTGTGCGATCCGATggtagaaatttaataaaagaatggcAAGCAAATCATGCCAAAGGAAGAGTCGTCAACAATACGCAAGACCTCATGTCTATCGACATCAACGACACGTCGCACATCCTTGGCGTTTTTTCGCCTAATCACATGCCCTACCATGCTGTAAAAAGCGCCGAGACTCCTTCGCTAGTAAATATGACGACGCAAGCAATAAAATTGCTGAAGAAGAACAAAAATGGATTCTTGCTAATG GTTGAGAGCGGCAAGATCGATATAGCTCATCATAGCAATTGGGCGCAACTAGCACTGCGCGAACTGTACGAACTTGAAGAAGCGGTCAAGGCAGCTCTTCGATTAGTAAACTTGGAAGAGACATTAATCATTGTCACAGCTGATCATTCACATTCGTTCACATTAAATGGATATCCTGTAAGAGGCAACGACATTCTCGGTTTTGCCAACAAGACTGATCAACAACCTTATGAAACGCTCTCTTATGCTAATGGTCCTGGATTCTTTTATCATCGGAGAAACGATAGCAATAACGTTAATGAGACGTGGAGAAACATCGCTGAGGATCCGACTCGATCGAATGATcctttttatatgcattttgcTGGCAAATACCTTAAGGATGAAAGTCATGGCGGGGAAGATGTCGGAGTTTATGCTATCG GTCCTTACGCGCACTTGTTCCGAGGTACTTTTGAGCAGAATTACATTGCTCACGCCGTGGCATACGCGGCTTGCTTTAAAGATTGGCCGTCTCATTGCGACAACGCTTATCGCCATCGTTATTTTTACGGTGTCAATGAACTAAGCAGGTTCAATTCGGCagcacaaaatattataccgTTTATAATTCTGATAATCTTTTCCTTAATAATGGTTATATGA
- the LOC126850831 gene encoding uncharacterized protein LOC126850831 yields the protein MGRRKKNSKKFADVTQKICESKISEKLNSAEKEEMKKREGDFSILEDAIDVYQRLKLPLVHSMQHRSPDDSDEEEDAVELNFWPRFVFVSNLCLICMERSEEVCESCNMVSYCTVKHKKQGWLKHRELCKVLTEVCTNEEGLSFLPDLTADNYRVYRLKLIEIVECRLKRPLDLWEKEILLYPRVCCSCRYFSKTLRYCPTCEIELFCENHDDKHEKWCRDLQVFRRVLFMQYRNGHVDPEIPNTFQNSPLYLPDNFDSLMAQLYNRSTYYCNMDCYTYCSLSHISTIPLTALYSMQISCQDWETIDTFVVHVIGAEFQFECINLHVWEKLFLHLLPNLKHLRLIFIGPELRLPAVPLDLLTAVKICLTCKSFGRRVNVSFHPGKFYHNFCHSKQFIKPHLVCLFNPGLYRETGFEGRDTWSETIKEFCKTKVPVCVTSYTKHEIPREIIRIKSIIDVETILEPRRNPFASIKPDRNFVSDDAAPLIYKNYYLTIIKGKS from the coding sequence ATGGgtcggagaaaaaaaaattcaaaaaagtttGCGGACGTTACTCAGAAAATCTGCGAGAGTAAAATATCGGAAAAATTGAATTCCGCTGAAAAAgaggaaatgaaaaaaagagaaggagatttttctattcttgaAGATGCAATTGATGTTTATCAACGTTTGAAATTGCCACTTGTACACTCGATGCAGCATCGATCGCCGGATGATAGCGATGAAGAGGAGGACGCCGTCGAGCTAAATTTCTGGCCACGTTTTGTCTTTGTGTCGAACCTGTGCTTGATCTGCATGGAACGATCGGAGGAAGTCTGCGAATCTTGCAATATGGTTTCTTACTGCACCGTTAAACACAAGAAGCAAGGGTGGCTGAAACATCGCGAACTGTGCAAAGTTCTTACCGAAGTTTGCACGAACGAAGAAGGCTTGTCATTCTTGCCGGATCTCACCGCGGACAATTATCGCGTTTATCGGTTAAAACTTATCGAGATTGTGGAATGCCGTTTGAAAAGACCTCTCGACCTCTGGGAGAAAGAGATTCTTCTTTATCCTCGCGTTTGTTGCAGCTGCCGTTATTTTTCGAAGACTCTGAGATACTGTCCGACGTGCGAAATCGAGTTATTCTGCGAGAATCATGATgataaacatgaaaaatggTGTCGAGACTTGCAAGTGTTTCGAAGAGTGTTATTTATGCAGTATAGAAATGGTCACGTGGATCCCGAGATTCCGAATACTTTTCAAAATAGTCCGCTTTATCTACCAGATAATTTTGACTCGTTAATGGCACAACTTTACAATCGTTCAACATATTATTGCAACATGGATTGTTACACATATTGTAGTCTTTCTCATATATCGACTATTCCATTGACAGCTCTGTATTCCATGCAAATTTCTTGTCAGGATTGGGAAACTATCGATACCTTTGTGGTCCACGTGATAGGCGCCGAGTTTCAGTTCGAGTGCATAAATTTGCACGTGTGGGAAAAACTCTTTCTACATCTTCTTCCGAATTTAAAGCATctcagattaatatttattggcCCGGAATTGAGATTACCAGCAGTGCCATTAGATCTTTTGACCGCTGTGAAGATTTGTTTGACTTGCAAATCATTCGGTCGACGAGTGAATGTTTCATTTCATCCCGGAAAATTCTATCACAATTTTTGTCAttctaaacaatttataaaaccgCATCTAGTATGTCTTTTTAATCCGGGTCTTTATCGGGAAACTGGATTTGAAGGTAGAGATACGTGGTCAGAGACAATAAAGGAATTCTGCAAAACAAAAGTTCCCGTTTGCGTGACGTCTTACACGAAACATGAAATTCCTCGAGaaataatcagaataaaatcgattattgATGTGGAGACAATTCTGGAGCCAAGAAGAAATCCATTTGCTTCGATCAAACCCGATAGAAACTTCGTTAGCGATGATGCGGCACCACTtatctacaaaaattattatctcactattattaaaggaaaatcataa
- the LOC126850826 gene encoding solute carrier family 41 member 1-like, which yields MSHARIQEDYYEYNKIRHRKLRKSSAPLNKMVGLGSDELFVSNIADINNMELEISSEDESDDSENGDIQRLIPSVVNSDSIIYSSGKRDSQRGEVKNADDESVWSISIQMFIPFLLAGFGMVAASLLLDVVQHWPVYQVVSEVYILVPALLGLKGNLEMTLASRLSTQANLGQMDTKKQQWTLIVGNLALIQCQAMVVGLLASLAAVILGWVPEAHFDIHHGLLLCASALVTASVASFLLGLVMVAVILLSRQMNINPDNVATPIAASLGDLTTLALLSWIASLLYNAIGYAPWIAPMLIAFCVFVTPVWGYIAARNPFTKEVLDYGWTPVISAMLISSLGGLILDYTISSYKGIAVFQLVINGVGGNLAAVQASRISTSLHKDCHTGVQRTLNVCISPFHAFFTKGGHARTARVLLMMVIPGHLIFSYTISYLQAGHTSFTPIFITIYLIAAMLQVILLLYIAQLMVVWMWTRGMDPDSSAIPYLTAVGDLIGTALLGIAFHILYAIGDGDSDVGD from the exons ATGAGCCATGCGAGAATACAAGAAGATTACtatgaatacaataaaatcCGTCATAGAAAACTACGAAAGAGTAGTGCACCGTTAAATAAAATGGTAGGATTGGGCAGTGACGAGCTATTCGTTTCGAATATCGCCGATATCAACAACATGGAATTGGAGATCAGTTCCGAGGATGAAAGTGATGACAGCGAAAACGGCGATATACAACGATTGATACCATCGGTAGTGAACAGCGATAGCATCATTTACAGTAGTGGAAAAAGGGACAGTCAAAGAGGCGAGGTGAAGAATGCAGACGACGAAAGCGTTTGGTCTATATCCATCCAAATGTTCATACCCTTTCTACTTGCCGGTTTCGGTATGGTCGCTGCTAGTTTGCTGCTAGATGTAGTACag catTGGCCAGTATATCAGGTTGTATCTGAGGTGTACATATTAGTTCCTGCGTTATTGGGCCTAAAAGGAAACCTGGAGATGACATTAGCCTCCAGATTATCAACCCAGGCTAATCTAGGTCAAATGGATACAAAGAAACAGCAATGGACATTAATTGTCGGAAATTTGGCTTTAATTCAATGTCAGGCTATGGTGGTGGGTCTGCTGGCATCTTTAGCCGCCGTGATTCTTGGTTGGGTCCCGGAAGCTCACTTCGACATCCACCATGGACTTTTACTGTGCGCCAGTGCCTTGGTCACTGCTTCTGTAGCCAGTTTCCTGCTAGGTCTTGTGATGGTTGCAGTCATACTATTGTCGCGGCAAATGAACATCAATCCCGACAATGTCGCTACCCCGATCGCGGCCTCCTTAGGAGATCTAACTACTTTAGCACTTTTATCCTGGATTGCTTCTTTGTTATATAACGCAatag gTTACGCTCCATGGATAGCTCCAATGCTAATAGCATTTTGTGTATTTGTGACTCCTGTGTGGGGTTATATAGCAGCCAGAAATCCATTTACTAAAGAAGTATTGGATTACGGCTGGACTCCTGTGATATCTGCAATGTTAATAAGCAG TCTCGGTGGACTAATCTTGGATTACACCATATCGAGTTACAAAGGTATAGCGGTTTTTCAATTAGTAATTAATGGCGTTGGAGGGAACTTAGCCGCCGTCCAGGCCAGTAGAATATCGACGTCCCTGCACAAAGACTGTCACACGGGTGTTCAAAGAACTCTCAATGTTTGCATCAGTCCGTTTCAcgcattttttacaaaag GAGGGCACGCGAGAACGGCTAGGGTGTTATTAATGATGGTAATACCAGGGCACTTGATCTTTAGTTATACCATTAGTTACCTTCAGGCAGGACATACCTCATTTACAcctatatttattacgatatatttaatcGCTGCAATGTTGCAG gTTATTCTATTGTTATATATCGCACAATTGATGGTCGTTTGGATGTGGACGAGGGGTATGGATCCGGATAGTTCTGCGATACCATATCTAACGGCAGTTGGCGATCTTATAGGAACTGCGCTTCTTGGAATTGCTTTTCATATCCTTTATGCCATAGGCGACGGCGATTCCGATGTAGGAGATTGA